One window of Thermacetogenium phaeum DSM 12270 genomic DNA carries:
- a CDS encoding ubiquitin family protein: MITVELYSSLRYLVSNDDGLVTVAANRPLTVRELLEKIGLNHGEVDLVICEGRSLLPDDPLEPGCRVALYPIFGGG, encoded by the coding sequence ATGATCACCGTCGAGCTCTATTCCAGCCTCAGGTATCTCGTTTCCAACGACGACGGCCTGGTGACCGTCGCTGCCAACCGGCCGCTGACGGTGAGGGAGCTGTTGGAGAAAATCGGGCTCAACCACGGAGAGGTTGACCTGGTGATCTGCGAAGGCAGGTCGCTTCTGCCGGATGACCCGCTGGAGCCCGGCTGCAGGGTTGCCCTCTACCCGATTTTCGGGGGTGGTTAA